The following coding sequences lie in one Labrus bergylta chromosome 13, fLabBer1.1, whole genome shotgun sequence genomic window:
- the LOC110000168 gene encoding otospiralin-like isoform X1 → MLLYFLSGGAGMMRAVCVRVLLCSLLLVMLPPTAAEGSEAVGRGEAREKRSLPYWGLWSSDFLGWLEELRARAADAGVQDLARTFWAHFPIANELGYDSPDPDPQTEE, encoded by the exons AtgcttttgtattttctctCAGGTGGTGCAGGGATGATgcgtgctgtgtgtgtgcgcgtgctgCTCTGTTCCCTCCTGCTCGTCATGCTGCCTCCTACAG CAGCGGAGGGGAGTGAGGCGGTCGGCAGGGGGGAGGCGAGGGAGAAACGAAGCCTGCCGTACTGGGGGCTCTGGTCGTCGGATTTTTTGGGCTGGTTGGAGGAGCTGCGAGCGCGGGCAGCTGACGCGGGGGTGCAGGACCTGGCTCGCACTTTCTGGGCTCACTTTCCCATCGCCAATGAGCTGGGCTACGATAGTCCAGACCCTGACCCCCAAACGGaggagtga
- the LOC110000168 gene encoding otospiralin-like isoform X3 — protein sequence MMRAVCVRVLLCSLLLVMLPPTAAEGSEAVGRGEAREKRSLPYWGLWSSDFLGWLEELRARAADAGVQDLARTFWAHFPIANELGYDSPDPDPQTEE from the exons ATGATgcgtgctgtgtgtgtgcgcgtgctgCTCTGTTCCCTCCTGCTCGTCATGCTGCCTCCTACAG CAGCGGAGGGGAGTGAGGCGGTCGGCAGGGGGGAGGCGAGGGAGAAACGAAGCCTGCCGTACTGGGGGCTCTGGTCGTCGGATTTTTTGGGCTGGTTGGAGGAGCTGCGAGCGCGGGCAGCTGACGCGGGGGTGCAGGACCTGGCTCGCACTTTCTGGGCTCACTTTCCCATCGCCAATGAGCTGGGCTACGATAGTCCAGACCCTGACCCCCAAACGGaggagtga
- the LOC110000168 gene encoding otospiralin-like isoform X2, whose protein sequence is MFGGAGMMRAVCVRVLLCSLLLVMLPPTAAEGSEAVGRGEAREKRSLPYWGLWSSDFLGWLEELRARAADAGVQDLARTFWAHFPIANELGYDSPDPDPQTEE, encoded by the exons ATGTTTG GTGGTGCAGGGATGATgcgtgctgtgtgtgtgcgcgtgctgCTCTGTTCCCTCCTGCTCGTCATGCTGCCTCCTACAG CAGCGGAGGGGAGTGAGGCGGTCGGCAGGGGGGAGGCGAGGGAGAAACGAAGCCTGCCGTACTGGGGGCTCTGGTCGTCGGATTTTTTGGGCTGGTTGGAGGAGCTGCGAGCGCGGGCAGCTGACGCGGGGGTGCAGGACCTGGCTCGCACTTTCTGGGCTCACTTTCCCATCGCCAATGAGCTGGGCTACGATAGTCCAGACCCTGACCCCCAAACGGaggagtga
- the nck2a gene encoding cytoplasmic protein NCK2a yields MTEEVIVVAKWDYTAQQDQELDIRKNERLYLLDDSKTWWRVRNTANQTGYVPSNYVERKNSLKKGSLVKNIKDTLGLGKTKRKTSARDASPTPSSDTEYPSNGSGGGGGGGGGGGGGGGGGGAAERIYDLNVPAVVKFAYTAEREDELTLVKGTKVVVMEKCSDGWWRGCQGGRVGWFPSNYVQEDVGGADERGEGDSSHGYTGGSQGTLLANGCAGGGGGVVVLHLVQTLYPFSSVTEEELNFEKGEVMEVVEKPENDPEWWRCKNSRGMLGLVPKNYVMVLDERPGPLPSMPHSPQNRFVAPARSGKFSDRDWYYGNVTRHQAECILNERGEEGDFLIRDSESSPNDFSVSLKASGKNKHFKVQNTEGVYCIGQRRFPSMDELVEHYKKAPIFTSEHGEKLYLVKALL; encoded by the exons ATGACAGAGGAGGTGATTGTTGTAGCCAAGTGGGACTACACGGCCCAGCAGGACCAGGAACTTGACATCCGCAAAAACGAGCGTCTCTACCTCCTGGACGACTCAAAGACGTGGTGGCGGGTCCGCAACACCGCCAACCAGACGGGATACGTGCCGTCCAACTATGTGGAGCGCAAGAACAGCCTGAAGAAAGGCTCGCTGGTGAAGAACATCAAAGACACGCTGG GTTTGGGAAAAACTAAGAGGAAGACGAGCGCCCGTGATGCTTCCCCTACACCAAGCTCGGATACAGAGTACCCCTCCAACGGTAgtgggggtggaggaggagggggaggaggaggaggaggcggaggaggaggaggaggagctgctgagAGAATCTATGACCTCAATGTCCCCGCTGTGGTAAAGTTCGCCTACACAgcggagagagaagatgagctgACCCTGGTCAAGGGCACGAAGGTGGTCGTGATGGAGAAGTGTAGTGACGGATGGTGGCGAGGCTGTCAGGGGGGCCGCGTGGGCTGGTTTCCCTCCAATTACGTCCAGGAGGATGTGGGAGGAGCAGatgaaagaggggagggggattcCTCTCATGGCTACACGGGAGGCTCCCAAGGGACGTTGTTGGCCAATGGGTGTgcggggggaggaggaggagtggtggTGCTCCACCTGGTTCAAACACTCTACCCCTTCAGCTCTGTGACGGAGGAGGAGCTTAACTTTGAGAAAGGCGAGGTGATGGAGGTGGTGGAGAAGCCAGAGAACGACCCCGAGTGGTGGAGGTGTAAGAACTCGCGCGGCATGCTGGGGCTGGTACCTAAGAACTATGTGATGGTGCTGGATGAGCGGCCTGGCCCCCTCCCTTCAATGCCGCACTCCCCACAGAACCGATTTGTGGCTCCGGCCCGCTCAGGGAAGTTCTCCGACAGGGATTGGTACTACGGCAATGTCACCAGACACCAGGCCGAGTGTATCCTTaacgagagaggagaggaaggagactTCCTCATACGAGACAGCGAGTCATCG CCCAATGACTTCTCCGTGTCGCTGAAGGCGTCCGGTAAGAATAAGCACTTTAAAGTGCAGAATACGGAAGGAGTGTACTGTATTGGCCAGCGCAGATTCCCCTCCATGGACGAACTAGTGGAGCACTACAAGAaagcccccatcttcaccagtGAGCATGGAGAGAAGCTGTACCTGGTCAAAGCACTGCTGTGA